The Glandiceps talaboti chromosome 1, keGlaTala1.1, whole genome shotgun sequence genome has a segment encoding these proteins:
- the LOC144434242 gene encoding ependymin-related protein 1-like translates to MCIPDDAILLGEYEYVGGTGKGREYRYNQTLFGATSDIILTVTDDCMPISVHSVDETAVGYSVGSGNYFGLTLGIRDPSVFDVPSFCFDDNSENLVEGGDQMEPEPEPEDDDVRDVDLPEVEIEYTVDEE, encoded by the exons ATGTGCATTCCAG ATGATGCGATTCTGCTTGGAGAATATGAGTATGTTGGGGGCACAGGAAAAGGTAGAGAATACCGGTACAACCAAACATTGTTCGGTGCAACCTCAGATATTATTCTTACTGTAACAGACGACTGTATGCCAATATCTGTTCACTCGGTCGATGAAACTGCTGTCG GTTATAGCGTGGGAAGTGGTAATTACTTTGGTCTGACTCTTGGAATCAGGGACCCATCAGTCTTTGATGTCCCGTCATTTTGTTTCGACGACAACTCTGAAAACCTGGTGGAGGGTGGTGATCAGATGGAGCCCGAGCCTGAACCTGAGGACGATGACGTAAGGGATGTTGATCTCCCAGAAGTGGAGATTGAATACACAGTGGACGAAGAATAG